CTTCACGACGTTGTCGAGAAGAAGGCGGTCGAAGTCTCTGCCGCCACACATGGCAATACCACTGTGGGAAAGCAGACTGACTCGCCCACTGATGCTCTCAGCAATGGCAATGTCCAGTGTCCCGCCGCCTAGGTCGTAGACCAAGAACATTCCATCACCTGTGCGGTGACGCATAACGCTCATGACCGCGGCGACCGGCTCTTGCATTAGGGCGACCTTTCCCAGTCCGGCCATTTCCGCCGCGGCCATTGTCGCTTCCTTTTGCATCTGGTTGAATGCAGCGGGAACGGTGATTACGGTTCCGGTGTCAGGTTTGTTGCGAGTTTCTTCAGGCAGGTAACCGAAGAGCACACGCAGAATTTCGGCAGAGCACTCCTCCGGTGTCATAGTCACGTCGACCGCAGGCAAGCGAATCGGTGTGCTGGTGCCCATCAACCGTTTGAACAAGGTGGCCGCATTCTCTGGATTGCGCGCTGCGTTGTCGTACGCGCGCTTGCCTACATATTTGTTGTTGCGCTTGTCGATGAAGATGGCCGACGGCGTGACGTCATTCTGGTCAGGGCTCTTGAATAGGCGCAGGCTCTCGCCATCATAGGCGCAGATCGCGCTGTTGGTCGTTCCGAGGTCGATCCCGATGTAGTTCTTCATGGACGTCCCGCCTTCACAAGCATTACAGTTCCGCTGCGCACTAGGCCATCGGGACCCATGACAACGGGTTCGACCATCTGGTCGACGACCAAGAAATCGTTGGGGCCGAAGTCGGCAATGTTCAAGGCAGAGACTGCCATGCCAGGATCGTAGGGTTGCCCCTCAAGGGTGACAATGCGCAGGCCACACGCGTTGAGACCATCATCGATCTTTTTGAGGAAATAGCGGGATTGGTTGGCGTAGCGTGGGGTCTCGCTTACTTCGAGCTTTCCAAGCAACCGACCGAATACGCGGGCAAAGCGCCACGCCTCTATGGAAACGTCTATCAACGCCTCTTTCGCGGGATGGTCGCCCGCAACACCGCGCGCTTCTTCCATGCTTCCCCCGACCGCCGTTGACAGCGGAATGAACAGGATTTGGCTTGGCCATTCGCTTTTTTCCTTGCTCTGTAAGCGAGTTCGACCAGCTTCTGTTCTTCGTCTTTGACTTTAGCAGATCATTTTGAAGAATCGTATGCGACAAGGGTAAATACGAAAGAAGAGATCGAATGCCTCGTCTGCGGCTTCACTATTTCCAACAGCTGAGATGAAAAGAGGAGGAAGTTGTTGTGAGGTCGAGCCGCAGTGGTCAGCCGGCGCATCGAAGTCTAGTGTCTTGTGCGGCCACTCACTGCCGATGGGCGGCCAGGCGAACTGCCCTTGATTTAGGCGTCGCGCGGCCAGCCAGATACCGATCCCGTCGTGAATCAGGACCTTCATGCGGTTGGCGCGCCGATTGGCGAACAGATAGGCTTGATGTGGGTGTGCGGCGCCGAACACCTTGACCACACGCGCCAAGGCCGTGTCGAAACCAGCACGCATGTCCAGTGGGTCGACCGCCAGCCAGATCTCGTCGACACGGATCCGCGTTGAGCCTATGTTCAAGCGCGACCGCCACAACCGATACGCCGATTCCATGGCAGGCCGCAACCGCCTGCGCTTTGAACTCCTCGCTGTAGCGTTGCCGATGACGCTCGGGGAGTACTTCGGATTCGATAGTGTTCACGTGTCCGCTTATTCGTTCGGTGGACACGATACTCCCAAGCGCCTCGGCCAAACTCAAGACGGGTTGGCTGGCCGCTTACGTATGGATTCCGCACCGGCGCCAAAGAGTGCGAGCCCTATTGCCCCGGCTCTGATGTCGAGACGTCGATCGCGGTAGCCTGCATGGCGTGTTCCCTCATTTCAGTGGCCCTGTCATGCTCAGCTCGCTCTGCAGATCGATCCAGGCCCGTCAGTTGTTCCAGTCGTGCCCCCAGCAGGTGCCATGCGGCGCGCTTCTCGACCGTATATGGGTACCGCTGATAGATGCGTTTCATGCGGTTCTGCTCGCGGTGGTTCATACACTTGTCGATCACGGTGGGCAATACTCCCGTCGCC
The nucleotide sequence above comes from Burkholderia pyrrocinia. Encoded proteins:
- the tnpB gene encoding IS66 family insertion sequence element accessory protein TnpB (TnpB, as the term is used for proteins encoded by IS66 family insertion elements, is considered an accessory protein, since TnpC, encoded by a neighboring gene, is a DDE family transposase.): MESAYRLWRSRLNIGSTRIRVDEIWLAVDPLDMRAGFDTALARVVKVFGAAHPHQAYLFANRRANRMKVLIHDGIGIWLAARRLNQGQFAWPPIGSEWPHKTLDFDAPADHCGSTSQQLPPLFISAVGNSEAADEAFDLFFRIYPCRIRFFKMIC